One part of the Rutidosis leptorrhynchoides isolate AG116_Rl617_1_P2 chromosome 1, CSIRO_AGI_Rlap_v1, whole genome shotgun sequence genome encodes these proteins:
- the LOC139848956 gene encoding two-component response regulator ARR12-like — MACFQLGSARASRGLDGIGERVVVAERLKGILVTYVDDSLEAIKVVAQKADKFDFILIDKDVSEVDVLKFLRITRNLNIPSIVMSEQDDDALESEAIKNGAIRTIKRPLTIKVVNCIRHQFIMERMYKHSGSKRKFESFDEGNNIGNGNHNFNDMNISKKTYVQWTEELHQKFLNAVHQIGKESCYPRQILDHMGVPGLTRAQVASHLQGRCRPQGVSPDTAKVN, encoded by the exons ATGGCCTGTTTCCAGTTAGGGTCGGCTAGAGCATCACGTGGATTAGATGGAATAGGAGAAAGAGTGGTGGTAGCCGAAAGGTTAAAGGGAATTTTGG TTACATATGTAGATGATTCTCTTGAGGCTATAAAAGTTGTAGCACAAAAAGCAGACAAATTCGACTTCATTTTGATCGATAAAGATGTTTCTGAAGTGGATGTTCTTAAATTTCTCCGAATAACAAGGAACTTGAATATACCATCAATCG TTATGTCAGAGCAAGATGACGATGCATTAGAATCCGAAGCTATTAAGAATGGTGCTATTCGTACTATTAAGAGGCCACTTACTATTAAAGTAGTGAATTGTATTCGCCATCAGTTCATCATGGAAAGGATGTATAAGCATTCTGGGAGTAAAAGGAAATTTGAATCATTTGATGAAGGTAACAATATTGGAAACGGAAATCATAATTTTAATGACATGAATATAAGTAAGAAGACGTACGTGCAGTGGACCGAAGAACTTCATCAGAAATTTCTTAATGCTGTTCATCAGATTGGGAAAGAAA GTTGCTATCCAAGACAGATACTTGATCATATGGGTGTCCCTGGTCTCACGAGAGCGCAAGTTGCAAGTCATCTTCAA GGGCGATGCAGGCCTCAAGGGGTGAGTCCT GATACTGCTAAAGTTAACTAA